In Xyrauchen texanus isolate HMW12.3.18 chromosome 14, RBS_HiC_50CHRs, whole genome shotgun sequence, the following are encoded in one genomic region:
- the LOC127655156 gene encoding insulin-induced gene 2 protein-like, which translates to MAEISAMGSGAPMQRGPYISMITNWMLNLLIRATMLFMVGVFLALVLNLLQVQRNVTLFPPDVISSIFSSAWWVPPCCGTAAALIGLLYPCMDHRQGEPHKLKREWSNVMRCVAVYVGINHASAKVDFENNVQLSLTLAALSVGLWWMFDRSRSGFGLGVVIAILATLATQLLVYNGVFQYTSPDFLYIRSWLPCIFFAGVITVGNIGRQLALYEYKVSQEKTHQD; encoded by the exons ATGGCGGAGATTTCTGCAATGGGTAGTGGTGCTCCGATGCAGCGGGGGCCCTACATCAGCATGATCACGAATTGGATGTTGAACCTGTTGATTCGCGCCACCATGCTCTTTATGGTGGGTGTGTTCTTGGCACTCGTGCTAAACCTGCTACAGGTGCAGCGTAACGTCACTCTTTTCCCTCCTGATGTCATCAGCAGCATTTTCTCATCTGCCTGGTGGGTTCCACCCTGCTGTGGAACAGCTGCag CATTGATAGGTTTGTTGTATCCCTGCATGGACCATCGTCAGGGGGAGCCCCATAAACTTAAGAGGGAGTGGTCTAATGTGATGCGCTGTGTGGCCGTCTATGTGGGCATAAATCATGCCAGTGCT AAGGTGGACTTTGAAAATAACGTGCAGCTGTCACTTACTCTGGCTGCCTTATCTGTTGGCCTGTGGTGGATGTTTGATCGTTCACGCAGTGGTTTTGGGCTGGGAGTCGTCATTGCAATACTTGCCACACTGGCCACTCAGCTACTGGTTTACAATGGAGTCTTTCA ATATACCTCTCCTGACTTCCTGTACATTCGGTCCTGGCTGCCATGTATCTTCTTTGCGGGTGTGATAACTGTGGGGAATATCGGAAGGCAACTAGCTCTG TATGAGTATAAAGTCAGTCAGGAAAAGACCCACCAGGATTAA